A genomic stretch from bacterium includes:
- a CDS encoding RecX family transcriptional regulator, with amino-acid sequence MRTGKSESKDYSKSTNAPAYAILSDGERPAPEAGTVLKLCRRKAGAANLLVVWDDGTAWKVPIAIALEKKLAKGMRLGAGERSALWDAAQRERALDMALRLISFKDRLSGEIERRLSQRGFSAAARAHAIGECRNRGLLDDEGIARRYASQRLAMPGKGERGVVADLAARGLSLREAKEIVEALAGEREQLDGAMKWLSRSGKKYADAISRGEANAKQKLAAALARRGYKYEIIDRVFARLSGRGEAVNADED; translated from the coding sequence ATGCGCACAGGCAAATCAGAATCCAAAGATTACTCCAAATCCACAAACGCGCCCGCTTACGCGATCCTGTCGGACGGCGAGCGGCCCGCGCCCGAGGCCGGAACCGTGCTGAAGCTCTGCCGGCGCAAAGCGGGCGCGGCCAATTTGCTTGTTGTCTGGGACGACGGCACCGCCTGGAAAGTGCCGATTGCAATCGCTCTCGAAAAAAAGCTCGCGAAGGGAATGCGGCTCGGCGCGGGCGAGCGTTCCGCACTATGGGATGCGGCGCAACGGGAGCGGGCGCTGGACATGGCGCTGCGGCTTATTTCGTTTAAAGACAGGCTTTCGGGCGAAATAGAAAGAAGGCTTTCGCAGCGCGGATTCTCCGCGGCGGCGAGGGCGCATGCCATCGGCGAGTGCAGGAACCGCGGGTTGCTTGACGACGAAGGAATCGCGCGCCGGTACGCGTCGCAACGGCTGGCAATGCCCGGAAAAGGCGAGCGCGGAGTCGTGGCGGATCTTGCCGCGCGCGGCTTGTCATTGCGGGAAGCGAAGGAAATCGTGGAAGCGCTTGCCGGCGAGCGGGAGCAACTCGACGGCGCGATGAAGTGGCTGTCCAGAAGCGGAAAAAAATACGCCGATGCGATTTCGCGCGGCGAAGCAAACGCAAAACAGAAGCTCGCGGCCGCACTAGCCAGGCGTGGTTACAAGTATGAAATAATTGACCGCGTCTTCGCGCGGCTGTCCGGCCGCGGCGAAGCGGTGAATGCCGATGAAGATTAA